In one Musa acuminata AAA Group cultivar baxijiao chromosome BXJ2-5, Cavendish_Baxijiao_AAA, whole genome shotgun sequence genomic region, the following are encoded:
- the LOC135612828 gene encoding uncharacterized protein LOC135612828 yields the protein MTTTMVVASRRGDLNLNHAPLPDYEEQVKEGLKQAMVEHDTLFKHQVRELHRLYWTQKKMMNEACWRRSDLVSPREARVGCKLLGEKKTGDVPSRWLTVNSMEMRNTTTEFNANDRSYSLQLPANVNSSSGVKPLANNAANRSLSQISASSHFCSVAAMQSESGHRRTERFSHAEPQTGRWQEESFLYPDGLEEYGGSLSANFPTKNQWPQHKLMHIDLNIAQDSESINVFPNTAETFYSPSTSSSVVHYGDNLRVSNDKYSKESEASNESTKESTVTNQPGVVSPGSENSREKSADSLPHDPKDSDTSSVQASGQSSNFMRKNWDHKGYIVENEVCRSGIRISEECSKNLVERFSSAYDEQAHGGTNGTVLADLQKPGIEKIGSSVGEPNFAVQSDDRNNVPIFRVHEEHDCLHASSGKTNLPPKTTGDLEEKETNAEGSEDTISSHVTMPDEKQKDELMEYTIGIKLNRLTRHSECTSKKKSMEDHTVISSSKDFGTTHSCSVMPEKICHKQIPNVVDSDYICTQDRPCSSDASQPRDDMEQQLPKIEQDNIIIKAAEILLSVSSEKPLCSMDPLAIDGQMELKCEEGNDQPQSSNSFETITLKLQEIRDNGSSICASQIESEPREDGCGFRPRRGRRDFQKDILPGIISLSRHEICEDLYAIQYDLRKKSKSTCEKNWLVPVRRRRSRRHGQ from the exons atgacgacgacgatggTGGTGGCGTCGCGGAGAGGAGACTTGAACCTAAACCACGCGCCGCTGCCGGACTACGAGGAGCAGGTGAAGGAGGGACTCAAGCAAGCCATGGTTGAGCACGACACCCTCTTCAAGCATCAG GTGCGGGAGCTCCATCGCTTGTATTGGACGCAGAAGAAAATGATGAACGAGGCTTGCTGGAGACGATCTGATTTGGTATCGCCTCGTGAGGCACGAGTCGGATGCAAGTTACTGGGCGAGAAGAAAACCGGCGACGTGCCATCTCGCTGGCTCACG GTGAATTCGATGGAGATGCGGAACACCACAACAGAATTTAATGCTAATGATAGGAGCTACAGTCTTCAGCTTCCAGCTAATGTCAATAGTTCATCTGGCGTCAAACCTCTGGCAAATAATGCTGCAAATAGGAGTCTTTCTCAAATTTCTGCTTCATCTCACTTTTGTTCGGTAGCTGCAATGCAGAGTGAATCTGGTCATAGGCGGACAGAGAGGTTTTCCCATGCAGAGCCTCAGACTGGAAGATGGCAAGAGGAGAGCTTCCTCTACCCAGATG GATTAGAAGAATATGGAGGCTCTCTCTCTGCCAATTTCCCCACCAAGAATCAATGGCCACAACACAAACTTATGCACATTGACCTGAACATAGCTCAAGACAGTGAATCTATAAATGTTTTTCCAAATACTGCAGAAACATTTTATTCTCCATCAACAAGTTCATCAGTTGTTCACTATGGAGATAATCTTAGAGTATCAAATGATAAATACTCAAAAGAATCTGAAGCAAGCAATGAGAGCACAAAAGAATCCACTGTCACAAATCAACCTGGTGTCGTATCTCCAGGTTCAGAAAATTCAAGGGAGAAGAGTGCTGATTCATTGCCTCATGACCCTAAAGATTCTGATACTTCCTCAGTACAAGCTTCCGGACAGAGCAGCAATTTTATGAGGAAGAACTGGGaccataaaggatatattgtggaAAATGAAGTCTGCAGATCTGGCATCAGGATCTCTGAAGAATGTAGCAAAAATTTAGTGGAAAGATTTTCTAGTGCCTACGATGAGCAAGCTCATGGTGGTACAAATGGAACAGTTCTAGCAGACTTACAAAAACCTGGAATCGAAAAAATTGGTTCATCAGTTGGTGAGCCAAATTTTGCTGTACAGAGTGATGACAGAAATAATGTTCCAATTTTCAGAGTTCACGAGGAACACGATTGCTTGCATGCATCATCTGGGAAGACCAATCTGCCACCAAAAACAACTGGAGATTTGGAAGAGAAAGAAACAAATGCTGAAGGGAGTGAAGATACCATATCAAGTCATGTCACAATGCCAGATGAAAAGCAAAAAGATGAGCTTATGGAGTATACTATCGGCATTAAGCTAAATCGGTTAACTAGACACAGTGAATGTACCTCAAAGAAGAAAAGTATGGAAGATCATACAGTTATCTCCAGTTCCAAGGATTTTGGGACTACTCACTCATGTTCAGTGATGCCTGAAAAGATTTGTCACAAACAGATTCCAAATGTTGTAGATTCTGACTACATCTGCACACAGGATAGACCGTGCAGTTCTGATGCATCACAGCCTAGAGATGATATGGAACAGCAGCTACCCAAAATAGAGCAAGATAATATTATTATCAAGGCAGCTGAGATACTTCTATCTGTTTCTTCAGAGAAGCCATTGTGTTCAATGGATCCATTGGCTATTGATGGGCAGATGGAATTAAAATGTGAAGAAGGCAATGATCAGCCTCAGTCTTCTAATTCTTTTGAGACAATAACTCTGAAGCTACAGGAGATCAGAGATAATGGAAGTTCCATCTGTGCTAGCCAAATTGAGAGTGAGCCTAGGGAGGATGGATGCGGCTTTAGACCACGTAGGGGAAGGCGGGATTTCCAGAAGGATATATTGCCAGGGATTATCTCTCTTTCAAGGCATGAAATCTGTGAAGATCTTTATGCAATCCAGTATGACCTTAGGAAGAAATCTAAATCGACCTGTGAGAAGAATTGGTTAGTTCCTGTTAGACGTAGGCGCTCAAGGCGACATGGTCAATAA